In Corallococcus silvisoli, one genomic interval encodes:
- a CDS encoding NUDIX hydrolase has translation MTDGRSWDGNWKARLYERVRERGYDSLTAFAEARPTASLVALAEELGPDDVAGIQVYDGLVAEAVRSKRVTRLVRGQLVRELWGSIPEGWPTVLDDDNRFKVAKALGLWSGIVPETHKARVRLAREALRANPPPSGWRPLGPDDELLRTLLPDEEA, from the coding sequence ATGACCGACGGACGTTCATGGGACGGCAACTGGAAGGCCCGCTTGTATGAACGCGTCCGCGAACGGGGCTACGACTCACTCACGGCATTTGCCGAGGCCCGTCCCACCGCATCGTTGGTGGCGCTGGCCGAGGAGCTGGGTCCGGACGACGTTGCCGGAATTCAGGTGTACGACGGATTGGTGGCTGAAGCAGTGCGAAGCAAACGAGTGACCCGCTTGGTACGTGGACAACTTGTGCGCGAGCTGTGGGGGAGCATCCCTGAGGGTTGGCCGACCGTGTTGGATGACGACAACCGATTCAAGGTCGCCAAGGCGCTTGGCCTTTGGTCCGGCATTGTCCCAGAAACGCATAAGGCGAGGGTTCGACTGGCTAGGGAGGCACTCCGCGCCAATCCCCCCCCTTCAGGCTGGCGTCCGCTCGGTCCCGACGACGAGCTTCTCCGCACGCTCTTGCCGGACGAAGAAGCCTGA
- a CDS encoding SIMPL domain-containing protein: MLVVLAGFTAAAQAQVPPPGSPQARPPVDPQVRTLRVEGTGEVKAQPDEAFIDVAVETSAANAKAAGEENAKQMEKVLAALTSAGIAKRDLQTRNYNVYPEYMPPPPQGGEPKLKGYRVSNLVSVHVTDLSKVGGLLDKALAAGANRVDSVRFGLSRQDAVQAEALRQAVTRARKSAEVLASALNVKLGAVLDASTVTEAPRLYPATFAMDMAGARAAPATSIQPEEQTVQAKVTLIFAIQ; this comes from the coding sequence ATGCTGGTGGTACTCGCGGGCTTCACCGCCGCCGCGCAAGCGCAGGTCCCGCCGCCCGGTTCGCCGCAGGCGCGGCCTCCCGTGGATCCGCAGGTGCGCACGCTGCGGGTGGAGGGCACGGGGGAGGTGAAGGCGCAGCCAGATGAGGCCTTCATCGACGTGGCGGTGGAGACGTCCGCCGCGAACGCGAAGGCCGCGGGGGAGGAGAACGCGAAGCAGATGGAGAAGGTGCTGGCGGCGCTGACGTCCGCGGGCATCGCGAAGCGCGACCTGCAGACGCGCAACTACAACGTCTATCCGGAGTACATGCCGCCACCGCCCCAGGGGGGAGAGCCGAAGCTCAAGGGGTACCGCGTGAGCAACCTGGTCAGCGTCCACGTGACGGACCTGTCCAAGGTGGGCGGACTGTTGGACAAGGCGCTGGCGGCGGGGGCGAACCGGGTGGACTCGGTGCGCTTCGGGCTGAGCCGTCAGGACGCCGTGCAGGCAGAGGCCCTGCGGCAGGCGGTGACGCGCGCGCGCAAGTCGGCGGAGGTGCTGGCCTCGGCGCTCAACGTGAAGCTGGGCGCGGTGCTGGACGCGAGCACGGTGACGGAGGCTCCGCGCCTGTACCCGGCCACCTTCGCCATGGACATGGCCGGGGCGCGCGCCGCACCCGCCACGTCCATCCAGCCGGAGGAGCAGACGGTGCAGGCGAAGGTGACGCTCATCTTCGCGATCCAGTAG
- a CDS encoding hemerythrin domain-containing protein: MDAIMLLKADHKTVEQLFRKFEKAGDHALAHKRRLVEQMVRELSVHAAIEEQVFYPAVRARAEALSQDVLRALEEHHVMKWVLSELDVLPPESERFDAKVHVLMESVRAHVTEEEQYLFPEVKKVFKPQELRQMGEALAQAKKAAPTHPHPALPDSPPGNLLTGAVAAVMDMGRDALRTARRKAETQVRKAARRPLKKPLESVASLGRTGESLPH; the protein is encoded by the coding sequence ATGGATGCCATCATGCTGTTGAAGGCGGACCACAAGACGGTGGAGCAGCTGTTCCGCAAGTTCGAGAAGGCGGGGGACCACGCGCTGGCGCACAAGCGCAGGCTGGTGGAACAGATGGTGCGGGAGCTGTCCGTGCACGCGGCCATCGAGGAGCAGGTCTTCTATCCGGCGGTGCGCGCGCGGGCGGAGGCGCTGTCGCAGGACGTGCTGCGCGCGTTGGAGGAGCACCACGTGATGAAGTGGGTGCTGTCGGAGCTGGACGTGCTGCCGCCGGAGTCGGAGCGCTTCGACGCGAAGGTGCACGTGCTGATGGAGAGCGTGCGCGCCCACGTCACGGAGGAGGAGCAGTACCTCTTCCCGGAGGTGAAGAAGGTCTTCAAGCCGCAGGAGCTGCGGCAGATGGGGGAGGCGCTGGCGCAGGCGAAGAAGGCGGCGCCCACGCATCCGCACCCGGCCTTGCCGGACAGCCCGCCGGGCAACCTGCTGACGGGCGCGGTGGCGGCGGTGATGGACATGGGCCGGGACGCGCTGCGCACCGCGCGCCGCAAGGCGGAGACGCAGGTGCGCAAGGCCGCGCGGCGTCCGCTGAAGAAGCCGCTGGAATCGGTCGCGTCGCTGGGCCGGACGGGCGAGTCGCTTCCCCACTAG
- a CDS encoding PDR/VanB family oxidoreductase yields the protein MTTKTLRVQVARILREAEGIQSYELVAEDGGALPEFEAGAHLDVRVPGLDGMRQYSLCNDPGETHRYVIAVQRDAQGRGGSKAMHDRVREGDVLTVSAPLNDFPLLYGRSYVLIAGGIGITPLLAMARVLERTGAEWVLHYCTRSQDRTAFTELLSSPSFAGRVHVHHDGGDPAKGLDVRALLASRGPGTRLYCCGPAGLMKAVREAATLHKWPWEKVHFEAFTAEGTAATHAKPEEDFEVALKSTGQVLRVPAGKSVLNVLRTHGVKVESDCEAGSCGTCVTRVCEGTPDHRDTFFQQEPAGDARMLVCVSRARSKRLVLDL from the coding sequence GTGACGACGAAGACGCTGCGCGTGCAGGTGGCACGCATCCTCCGCGAGGCGGAGGGCATCCAGTCCTACGAGCTGGTCGCCGAGGACGGCGGCGCGCTGCCCGAGTTCGAGGCCGGCGCCCACCTGGACGTGCGGGTGCCGGGCCTGGACGGCATGCGCCAGTACTCCCTCTGCAACGACCCGGGCGAGACGCACCGCTACGTCATCGCCGTGCAGCGCGACGCCCAGGGGCGCGGCGGCTCCAAGGCCATGCATGACCGCGTCCGCGAGGGCGACGTGCTCACCGTGAGCGCGCCCCTCAACGACTTCCCGCTGCTGTACGGCCGCAGCTACGTGCTCATCGCGGGAGGCATCGGCATCACGCCGCTGCTGGCCATGGCTCGCGTGCTGGAGCGCACCGGCGCGGAGTGGGTGCTGCACTACTGCACGCGCAGCCAGGACCGGACCGCCTTCACGGAGCTGTTGTCCTCACCGTCGTTCGCGGGCCGCGTGCACGTGCACCACGACGGAGGGGACCCGGCGAAGGGGCTGGACGTGCGGGCGCTGCTCGCCAGCCGGGGCCCGGGCACGCGGCTGTACTGCTGCGGCCCCGCGGGCCTGATGAAGGCCGTGCGCGAAGCGGCGACGCTGCACAAGTGGCCCTGGGAGAAGGTGCACTTCGAGGCCTTCACCGCCGAGGGCACCGCCGCCACCCACGCGAAGCCGGAGGAGGACTTCGAGGTGGCGCTGAAGAGCACCGGCCAGGTGCTGCGCGTCCCGGCCGGCAAGAGCGTGCTCAACGTGCTGCGCACCCACGGAGTGAAGGTGGAGAGCGACTGCGAGGCCGGCTCCTGCGGCACCTGCGTCACCCGCGTGTGCGAGGGCACCCCCGACCACCGCGACACCTTCTTCCAACAGGAGCCCGCGGGCGACGCGCGGATGCTCGTCTGCGTCTCGCGAGCCCGGTCCAAGCGGCTGGTGCTGGACCTGTAG
- a CDS encoding RDD family protein, producing the protein MDTPPTEARYQGRLWVADLLDLTGAALVGWGALRAAEQVSTAGKLALAGVAAWLVLSGVGGLTGRTPGRHALGLRLERADGAAPGLGTGLVRALTAPVELLLQVVLQRRPLDERLGVHAGAIPGGLRGWLRGLPLPLVGTALLAGAVWSIVTPTHQEMLQYLDRTLTGWHCCHGTREVTWQCRTSLSRAVRDAKGGDTEVAGFLRTECPVAAARLAP; encoded by the coding sequence ATGGACACCCCTCCCACGGAGGCCCGCTACCAGGGCCGGCTGTGGGTGGCGGATCTGCTGGACCTCACGGGCGCCGCGCTCGTGGGCTGGGGCGCGTTGCGCGCGGCGGAGCAGGTCTCCACGGCCGGCAAGCTCGCGCTGGCGGGCGTCGCCGCGTGGCTGGTGCTGTCCGGCGTGGGCGGGCTCACGGGCCGCACCCCGGGTCGTCACGCGCTGGGCCTGAGGCTGGAGCGCGCCGATGGCGCCGCGCCGGGCCTGGGCACGGGGCTCGTGCGCGCGCTCACCGCCCCCGTGGAGCTGCTGCTCCAGGTCGTGCTGCAGCGCCGGCCCCTGGACGAGCGGCTGGGGGTGCACGCGGGCGCGATTCCAGGGGGCTTGCGCGGCTGGCTGCGCGGCCTGCCGCTGCCGCTCGTGGGGACCGCGCTGCTCGCGGGCGCGGTGTGGAGCATCGTCACGCCCACCCACCAGGAGATGCTCCAGTACCTGGACCGCACGCTGACCGGCTGGCACTGCTGCCACGGCACGCGCGAGGTCACCTGGCAGTGCCGCACGTCCTTGTCCCGCGCGGTCCGCGACGCGAAGGGCGGCGACACGGAGGTGGCCGGCTTCCTGCGCACCGAGTGCCCCGTGGCCGCCGCGCGGTTGGCGCCTTGA
- a CDS encoding serine/threonine protein kinase: MSTAPTESPRFFGRYELVHLLGQGGMGEVYLAKLSGAAGFEKPCIVKTILPGLVKDRQFLDRFHHEAKVLVHLVHSSIAQVYDMGEADGTYYMALEYVAGVDLGYLLEQARSQGRAVPAPVALYIGQRIAEGLGYAHRKTGTDGEPLGIVHRDVSPHNVMVSYEGEVKVIDFGLAKSTARSKYTLPSTVMGKLGYMSPEQVRAEPLDHRSDIYSCAVVVWEMLAGRGLVPHGTVGEMMAAMSNPVVPSLTDFRPDVEPPLEAAVRRALAPLPADRYARADDFGRSLNAELLRTGAPVGAEEVGEFVRAVCPEAFAEQRKLTSGVHGERRTPSPAARSGSSGTGLYGAGNAADGAAFDATALRTVGPPDGGRRDTGRIETEGSARGPSGTFVSHSSGSGGVARNNDAVDAAALGATAVHLPATTGQAAAAVGTPAAPEQALARPERGRPVARIAMAALLLVGASVGLTTYVLRSSSTPARPPPAVRSPPPAEPVVATPPKVEPPPPPVVAPSEEPPVIADSAAPDAGMGVEAVRGGDTHPGVKPAPGTKRPVRQALLVSVDAPLVEIKETGGGQRVANTSVPSGINAGAVFQVVGPRARGARKHPLLGTATVLNIKPDRKRMTLRLDAEADAAKEPRFVVLATRAASVPVAAPAPAEPTPVAAPVREEKPAAPRELLGKALVDGLLGSNFNRTLTLINDDTISWSQCRIILARRQQALMAGLEPYREHKVKTGAPYFSVQASAPMVAEQVVRVICKEGQADFPLRKQ; encoded by the coding sequence ATGAGCACCGCACCCACAGAGTCCCCCCGTTTTTTCGGGCGCTACGAGCTCGTCCACCTCCTGGGCCAAGGTGGCATGGGGGAGGTGTACCTGGCGAAGCTGTCCGGGGCCGCGGGCTTCGAGAAGCCCTGCATCGTGAAGACCATCCTGCCGGGGCTGGTGAAGGACCGGCAGTTCCTGGACCGGTTCCACCACGAGGCCAAGGTGCTGGTGCACCTGGTGCACTCCTCCATCGCCCAGGTGTACGACATGGGTGAGGCGGACGGCACGTACTACATGGCCCTGGAGTACGTGGCGGGCGTGGACCTGGGGTACCTGCTGGAGCAGGCGCGCTCCCAGGGGCGGGCGGTGCCGGCGCCGGTGGCGCTCTACATCGGCCAGCGCATCGCGGAGGGGCTGGGGTACGCGCACCGCAAGACGGGCACGGACGGCGAGCCGCTGGGCATCGTCCACCGGGACGTGTCCCCGCACAACGTGATGGTGTCGTACGAGGGCGAGGTGAAGGTCATCGACTTCGGCCTCGCGAAGTCCACCGCGCGCAGCAAGTACACGCTGCCGTCCACGGTGATGGGGAAGCTGGGCTACATGTCCCCGGAGCAGGTGCGCGCCGAGCCGTTGGACCACCGCAGCGACATCTACTCCTGCGCCGTGGTGGTGTGGGAGATGCTCGCGGGCCGTGGGCTGGTTCCCCACGGCACGGTGGGCGAGATGATGGCGGCCATGTCGAACCCGGTGGTGCCGTCGCTGACGGACTTCCGGCCGGACGTGGAGCCGCCGCTGGAGGCCGCGGTGCGCCGCGCGCTGGCGCCGCTGCCAGCGGACCGGTACGCGCGGGCGGATGACTTCGGCCGCTCGCTCAACGCGGAGCTGCTGCGCACGGGCGCGCCGGTGGGCGCGGAGGAGGTGGGCGAGTTCGTCCGCGCCGTCTGCCCGGAGGCCTTCGCCGAGCAGCGCAAGCTGACGTCCGGCGTGCACGGGGAGCGGCGCACGCCGTCACCGGCCGCGAGGAGCGGCTCGTCGGGCACCGGCCTGTATGGCGCTGGCAACGCGGCGGACGGGGCCGCCTTCGACGCCACGGCGCTGCGCACGGTGGGGCCGCCGGACGGTGGGCGGCGGGACACGGGGCGCATCGAAACGGAGGGCTCCGCGCGGGGGCCCAGCGGCACGTTCGTGTCCCATTCCTCCGGCTCTGGCGGCGTGGCCCGGAACAACGACGCCGTGGACGCGGCCGCGCTGGGCGCCACCGCGGTGCACCTGCCCGCCACGACGGGGCAGGCCGCCGCCGCGGTGGGGACGCCCGCGGCGCCCGAGCAGGCGCTGGCGCGGCCCGAGCGCGGCCGGCCGGTGGCGCGGATCGCCATGGCCGCGCTGCTGCTGGTGGGCGCCTCCGTGGGGCTCACCACGTACGTCCTCCGGTCATCGAGCACGCCCGCGCGGCCTCCGCCCGCCGTGCGGTCTCCGCCTCCGGCCGAGCCGGTGGTGGCCACGCCCCCGAAGGTCGAACCGCCCCCGCCGCCGGTGGTGGCTCCGTCCGAGGAGCCGCCGGTGATCGCCGACAGCGCGGCGCCGGACGCGGGCATGGGGGTGGAGGCGGTGCGCGGAGGCGACACGCACCCGGGGGTGAAGCCGGCTCCGGGGACGAAGCGGCCCGTGCGTCAGGCCCTCCTGGTGTCCGTGGACGCGCCGCTGGTGGAGATCAAGGAGACGGGCGGCGGCCAGCGCGTGGCGAACACGTCCGTGCCGTCCGGCATCAACGCGGGCGCGGTGTTCCAGGTGGTGGGGCCCCGGGCGCGCGGGGCCCGCAAGCACCCGCTGCTGGGGACGGCCACCGTGTTGAACATCAAGCCGGACCGCAAGCGGATGACCCTGCGGCTGGACGCGGAGGCGGACGCCGCGAAGGAGCCGCGCTTCGTGGTGTTGGCCACGCGCGCGGCCTCGGTCCCGGTGGCGGCTCCGGCTCCAGCGGAGCCCACGCCGGTCGCGGCGCCCGTGCGCGAGGAGAAGCCCGCGGCGCCGCGCGAACTGCTGGGCAAGGCGCTGGTGGATGGCCTGCTGGGGAGCAACTTCAACCGCACCCTGACGCTCATCAACGACGACACCATCTCCTGGTCGCAGTGCCGCATCATCCTGGCCCGGCGGCAGCAGGCGCTGATGGCGGGGCTGGAGCCCTACCGGGAGCACAAGGTGAAGACGGGGGCGCCCTACTTCTCCGTGCAGGCCAGCGCCCCCATGGTGGCCGAACAGGTGGTCCGCGTCATCTGCAAGGAAGGCCAGGCGGACTTCCCGCTGCGCAAGCAGTAG
- a CDS encoding S8 family serine peptidase: MKQWGIIGLLALVACGPESSTGTSVQGQTCPGVVAGGMTARQGLDDIQPSGAVSDGRMPVIIRFRSLGHTQASRVTATGAQLTASTGAKVSAVYRNIPAVAARVTPQELRTLEGNEWVESVEVDQVWSAQALTPGLLSPLPRQVMAATPGPLDEYTEGLRLVQAPEVWDADGDGVLDAGAPTGEGVRVCVIDSGLDMDHPEFQGAVVGSHDFLDDDGDASDRSPQGEWGQGHGTHVAGIIAARMGQGGVTGPRGYPGGMVGVAPRASLLIARVLDLRGKTQMSLVLSAMEWCESQNARIVSLSLGGGTPTRSTVDAFRAMLDHGLLVVAAAGNEGGPVMYPASDPSVLAVGAVDASERRAGFSSVGVELGLMAPGVDVLSTFPRGLGASAEMSVNDASPTSRSLLYSPTGDTAGKLLDCGLGDSLASCPGATCDGFIAYVRPGALPVNQAMANVMMQGARAVIFGANGGPAGATVDIFSLPRSGHWAPAVSVSQAASTVLQERLGANARLSLLPVDYTHVSGTSMAAPYVSGVAALLWSARPELTPRQVREAMESSARDLGTPGKDPVFGHGLVHARDALLRLQ, encoded by the coding sequence ATGAAGCAATGGGGAATCATCGGGTTGCTGGCGCTGGTCGCGTGTGGGCCCGAGTCGTCCACGGGGACCTCGGTCCAGGGACAGACATGCCCCGGGGTCGTCGCCGGAGGAATGACCGCGCGCCAGGGATTGGACGACATCCAGCCCTCCGGGGCCGTCAGCGACGGGCGCATGCCGGTCATCATCCGCTTCCGCTCCCTGGGCCACACGCAGGCCTCGCGAGTCACGGCGACCGGCGCCCAGCTGACGGCCAGCACCGGCGCGAAGGTGAGCGCCGTGTACCGCAACATCCCCGCGGTGGCCGCGCGCGTGACGCCCCAGGAACTCCGGACCCTGGAGGGGAACGAGTGGGTGGAGAGCGTGGAGGTGGACCAGGTCTGGTCCGCCCAGGCCCTGACGCCCGGGCTGCTCTCGCCGCTGCCGCGCCAGGTGATGGCGGCCACCCCCGGACCGCTCGACGAGTACACCGAGGGGCTGCGCCTGGTGCAGGCCCCGGAGGTGTGGGACGCGGACGGGGACGGCGTGCTGGACGCGGGCGCGCCCACCGGCGAGGGCGTGCGGGTGTGCGTCATCGACAGCGGGCTGGACATGGACCACCCGGAGTTCCAGGGCGCGGTGGTGGGCAGCCACGACTTCCTGGACGATGACGGCGACGCGAGCGACCGAAGCCCCCAGGGCGAGTGGGGCCAGGGCCACGGCACCCACGTGGCGGGCATCATCGCGGCCCGCATGGGCCAGGGCGGCGTCACCGGCCCCCGGGGCTACCCCGGCGGCATGGTGGGCGTGGCGCCCCGGGCGTCGCTGCTCATCGCGCGGGTGCTGGACCTGCGGGGGAAGACGCAGATGAGCCTGGTGCTCTCCGCCATGGAGTGGTGCGAGTCCCAGAACGCGCGCATCGTGTCGCTGTCGCTGGGCGGAGGCACCCCCACGCGCAGCACGGTGGATGCGTTCCGGGCCATGCTGGACCACGGCCTGCTGGTGGTGGCCGCCGCCGGCAACGAGGGCGGACCGGTGATGTACCCCGCGTCCGACCCGTCCGTCCTCGCGGTGGGCGCGGTCGACGCATCCGAGCGGCGGGCGGGCTTCTCCTCCGTGGGCGTGGAGCTGGGGCTGATGGCGCCGGGCGTGGACGTGCTGTCCACCTTCCCCCGCGGGCTGGGCGCCTCCGCGGAGATGTCCGTGAACGACGCGTCCCCCACGTCCCGCTCGCTGCTGTACTCCCCCACGGGAGACACCGCGGGGAAGCTGCTGGACTGTGGCCTGGGGGACTCGCTCGCGTCGTGTCCGGGCGCCACCTGCGACGGCTTCATCGCCTACGTACGGCCAGGCGCGCTGCCCGTGAACCAGGCCATGGCCAACGTGATGATGCAGGGCGCGCGCGCGGTCATTTTCGGCGCGAACGGCGGTCCCGCGGGCGCCACCGTGGACATCTTCTCGCTGCCCCGGAGCGGCCACTGGGCCCCCGCGGTCAGCGTCAGCCAGGCCGCCAGCACGGTGCTCCAGGAGCGCCTGGGCGCCAACGCGCGGCTGAGCCTGCTCCCGGTGGACTACACCCACGTGTCCGGCACCTCCATGGCCGCGCCCTACGTGAGCGGCGTGGCCGCCCTCCTCTGGAGCGCGCGGCCGGAGCTGACGCCGCGCCAGGTGCGCGAGGCGATGGAGTCCTCCGCGCGCGACCTGGGCACGCCGGGCAAGGACCCCGTGTTCGGCCACGGCCTGGTCCACGCGCGTGACGCCTTGTTGCGACTGCAATGA
- a CDS encoding cytochrome-c peroxidase has protein sequence MIAFRPRTALLALALLGAGCDSEVPFPTEDELDQLSGLHTQSAKPEVDPTNKWGDNPDAAALGHRLFEDPGLSRCGTVSCKSCHTGESYTVETATAEGCGGNQTVRNPPSLLNAGYNRWFMWDGRADRLWSQAVLPLMNPLEMNSDAQVVRARLVADPTYTAAYTQLFGKAPADESDSDRLLANVGKVLAAYQRTLNRTDAPFDADVRRFLQAVEAGTQEKDPAYLGLKTFMRKGQCVVCHKGRSLSDDKFHNLGLKDSGGGRRGQADAVDALLSWKFNAGGAYSDAPTGMDAARLSTLKAQAQSKPTEVEGAFRTPSLRNVALTAPYMHTGAEKTLEDVVDFYDKGGDAVGTFAGVRTETIVKLDLSSEEKQALVTLLKSMTGAAR, from the coding sequence ATGATTGCCTTCCGTCCGCGTACCGCGCTGCTCGCCCTGGCCCTGCTGGGCGCGGGTTGCGACTCCGAAGTGCCGTTCCCCACCGAGGATGAGCTCGACCAGCTGAGCGGCCTGCATACGCAGAGCGCGAAGCCGGAGGTGGACCCGACCAACAAGTGGGGTGACAACCCGGACGCGGCGGCGCTGGGCCACCGGTTGTTCGAGGACCCCGGGCTGTCGCGTTGCGGGACGGTGTCCTGCAAGAGCTGCCACACGGGCGAGTCCTACACGGTGGAGACGGCCACGGCGGAAGGCTGTGGGGGCAACCAGACGGTGCGCAACCCGCCCAGCCTGCTGAACGCGGGCTACAACCGCTGGTTCATGTGGGACGGGCGCGCGGACCGGCTGTGGTCCCAGGCGGTGCTGCCGCTGATGAACCCGCTGGAGATGAACTCGGACGCGCAGGTGGTGCGCGCGCGGCTGGTGGCGGACCCCACGTACACGGCGGCGTACACGCAGCTGTTCGGCAAGGCGCCCGCGGACGAGTCGGACTCGGACCGGCTGCTGGCCAACGTGGGCAAGGTGCTGGCGGCGTACCAGCGCACGCTCAACCGCACGGACGCGCCGTTCGACGCGGACGTGCGGCGCTTCCTCCAGGCGGTGGAGGCGGGCACGCAGGAGAAGGACCCGGCGTACCTGGGGCTGAAGACGTTCATGCGCAAGGGCCAGTGCGTGGTGTGCCACAAGGGCCGCTCGCTGTCGGACGACAAGTTCCACAACCTGGGGCTGAAGGACTCGGGCGGTGGGCGGCGGGGGCAGGCGGACGCGGTGGACGCGCTCCTGTCCTGGAAGTTCAACGCCGGGGGCGCCTACAGCGACGCGCCGACGGGCATGGACGCGGCGCGGCTGTCCACGCTGAAGGCGCAGGCGCAGAGCAAGCCCACGGAGGTGGAGGGCGCCTTCCGCACGCCGTCGCTGCGCAACGTGGCGCTGACCGCGCCGTACATGCACACCGGCGCGGAGAAGACGCTGGAGGACGTGGTCGACTTCTACGACAAGGGCGGCGACGCCGTGGGCACCTTCGCGGGCGTGCGCACGGAGACCATCGTCAAGCTGGACCTGAGCAGCGAGGAGAAGCAGGCGCTGGTGACGCTGCTCAAGTCCATGACGGGCGCGGCGCGCTAA
- a CDS encoding M24 family metallopeptidase produces MRSWKHLLVVPLVCSSACATAPVAPSKPEAPAAVIAPVAPVSAAPAPAAPVRPFGTLREQADRQQAWLRERLETALPQLMRKHGVRMWIVPMREYNEDPVFKALVSPTTFAARRRTIYVFFDRGEGQGVERLALGGSTQGGLYEARRAPQLVDRGGARRAAELLGPEQWQLLKQVVEERKPDSIAINVSPAIAFADGLTHGEYEGMAQALGPTWVKRFKPAGGLPLDVLGWRSADEVRFYEDLTKHAWDIIQTAFSNAVITPGTTTTKDVEWWMRQRLADEGLDTWFQPDVDVQRQGFTDEQLGEAPVIQRGDVLHCDYGITALRLNTDTQHMGYVLREGETDVPEGLKAALKASNRLQDIVTGEIKPGRTGNEVLRASLARMKAERIDGTVYSHPIGLHGHGAGPMIGMWDRQEGVPGNGEHKVMPSSWFSIELQATSPVPEWNGQPVRSAQEEDVVLDAEGAVHWAFQRQTAFHLVR; encoded by the coding sequence ATGCGCTCCTGGAAACACCTGCTCGTCGTCCCGCTCGTCTGCTCCTCCGCCTGCGCCACCGCGCCCGTCGCGCCCTCGAAGCCCGAGGCCCCGGCCGCCGTCATCGCGCCCGTGGCTCCCGTGTCCGCGGCCCCCGCTCCCGCCGCGCCGGTGCGCCCCTTCGGCACGCTGCGCGAGCAGGCCGACCGCCAGCAGGCGTGGCTCCGCGAGCGCCTGGAGACCGCGCTGCCCCAGCTCATGCGCAAGCATGGCGTGCGCATGTGGATCGTCCCCATGCGCGAGTACAACGAGGACCCCGTCTTCAAGGCGCTCGTGTCCCCCACGACCTTCGCCGCGCGCCGCCGCACCATCTACGTCTTCTTCGACCGCGGCGAGGGCCAGGGCGTGGAGCGGCTGGCCCTGGGCGGCAGCACGCAGGGGGGCCTCTATGAAGCCCGCCGCGCCCCGCAGCTGGTGGACCGCGGCGGGGCCCGCCGCGCCGCGGAGCTCCTGGGCCCCGAACAGTGGCAGCTGCTCAAGCAGGTGGTGGAGGAGCGCAAGCCCGACTCCATCGCCATCAACGTGTCGCCCGCCATCGCCTTCGCCGACGGCCTCACCCACGGCGAATACGAAGGCATGGCCCAGGCCCTGGGCCCCACCTGGGTGAAGCGCTTCAAGCCCGCCGGGGGCCTGCCCCTGGACGTGCTCGGCTGGCGGAGCGCCGACGAGGTCCGCTTCTACGAGGACCTCACGAAGCACGCCTGGGACATCATCCAGACCGCCTTCTCCAACGCCGTCATCACCCCCGGCACCACCACCACGAAGGACGTGGAGTGGTGGATGCGCCAGCGCCTGGCCGATGAGGGCCTGGACACCTGGTTCCAGCCCGACGTGGACGTGCAGCGCCAGGGCTTCACCGACGAACAGCTGGGCGAAGCCCCCGTCATCCAGCGCGGCGACGTGCTCCACTGCGACTACGGCATCACCGCCCTCCGCCTCAACACCGACACCCAGCACATGGGCTACGTGCTGCGCGAAGGCGAGACGGACGTCCCCGAAGGGCTCAAGGCCGCGCTGAAGGCGTCCAACCGGCTCCAGGACATCGTCACCGGCGAAATCAAGCCGGGCCGCACCGGCAACGAGGTGCTGCGCGCCTCGCTCGCGCGCATGAAGGCCGAACGCATCGACGGCACCGTGTACTCACACCCCATTGGCCTGCACGGCCACGGCGCCGGCCCGATGATTGGCATGTGGGACCGCCAGGAGGGCGTGCCCGGCAACGGCGAGCACAAGGTGATGCCCAGCTCCTGGTTCTCCATCGAGCTGCAGGCGACGAGCCCCGTCCCCGAGTGGAACGGCCAGCCCGTGCGCTCCGCCCAGGAGGAGGACGTGGTGCTGGACGCGGAAGGCGCCGTGCACTGGGCCTTCCAACGCCAGACGGCCTTCCACCTGGTGCGTTAG